A window of Equus quagga isolate Etosha38 unplaced genomic scaffold, UCLA_HA_Equagga_1.0 146_RagTag, whole genome shotgun sequence contains these coding sequences:
- the LOC124232973 gene encoding protein shisa-3 homolog, which produces MGALLALCLLLGWLRWGPAGAQQSGEYCHGWVDVQGNYHEGFQCPEDFDTLDATICCGSCALRYCCAAADARLEQGGCTNDRSELEHPGITAQPVYVPFLIVGSIFIAFIILGSLVAIYCCTCLRPKEPSQQPIRFSLRSYQTETLPMILTSTSLRAPSRQSSTATSSSSTGGSIRRFSFARAEPGCLVPSPPPPYTTGHPIHLTQPSGFLVSPQYFTYPLQQEPPLPGKSCPDFSSS; this is translated from the exons ATGGGGGCGCTGCTGGcgctctgcctcctcctgggctGGCTGCGCTGGGGTCCGGCGGGGGCACAGCAGTCCGGAGAGTACTGCCACGGCTGGGTGGACGTGCAGGGCAACTACCACGAGGGCTTCCAGTGCCCGGAGGACTTCGACACGCTGGACGCCACCATCTGCTGCGGCTCCTGCGCGCTGCGCTACTGCTGCGCAGCGGCCGACGCCCGGCTAGAGCAGGGCGGCTGCACCAACGACCGCAGCGAGCTGGAGCACCCGGGCATCACGGCGC AGCCTGTCTACGTTCCCTTCCTGATCGTCGGCTCCATCTTCATTGCCTTCATCATCCTGGGCTCTTTGGTGGCTATTTATTGCTGTACCTGCTTGAGACCCAAGGAGCCCTCGCAGCAGCCAATCCGCTTCTCACTCCGCAGCTATCAGACAGAGACCCTGCCCATGATCTTGACCTCCACCAGCCTCAGGGCACCTTCCAGACAGTCCAGCACGGCCACCAGCTCCAGCTCCACAGGGGGCTCCATCCGCAGGTTCTCCTTtgccagggcagagccaggctgcttGGTGCCCTCGCCACCCCCGCCTTACACCACAGGCCACCCAATCCACCTGACCCAGCCATCTGGTTTCCTGGTGTCACCCCAGTACTTCACTTACCCGCTGCAGCAGGAGCCCCCGCTGCCTGGGAAGAGCTGTCCGGACTTCAGTTCCAGTTGA